A single window of Phycisphaerales bacterium DNA harbors:
- a CDS encoding serine/threonine-protein kinase, whose amino-acid sequence MDRAAHNPVDATSSVDRSSLGSNSQWFLDENELLTELRRARITVDATPTLPNYTGMAEVQRGGQGIVYSATHTPTRRPVAVKVLHPTALTSHNARRRFEREVELAAALRHPGVVRVYDSGATPDGRLYLTMEWVEGETLDAVAVRNNRDQRLIADLIARVAEALNHAHLHAVIHRDLKPSNIRLSRDGTPTILDFGLATASTRDLTEITATGAFLGSLPWSSPEQALGRHAQIDTRTDIYSLGVVLHQLLTGEFPYDVKSDIRTALNNIAGAPPTPLRKVRADIHEDLEVITAKCLAKEPAERYQTAAELALDLRRYLAGEPIAAKRESMWNTMRRQAVRYRVLAWAGAVVLIVSSLSLVAVMRYADTAALERDRAQQASIHAENNLRFLTQMLHAADPEAHESGRDVRVVTILDRAAATVDQDLKHDQAALADMHATIARAYAALGLFPQSEHHSRAALHIAQNHEEMGPDHPKTLEYEANVYDAMLQQSKLQEAEPLLRFLIARMDTVLGPAHKSTILARNDLGVCCRLLNKLDEAESTYRAALASAGADTDPETILALRNNLASLLHSQARYAQAQELYEQVLADRTRVSGKDHRETIVVLSNLATLHMDQGHFADAEKPLREAYESSVKVRGPDHPTTLTLQHNLAFAVENLGRTDDALILWREIVERRGRALGADHAHTLVSMSNLGSLLSRSGQGEEGERYMKQVLERRTATLGERHMDTIITMGNLANVYMNSGRPALAEPWLRKAVELAQPEQNIVPEKHWLRFAYMGNLGRCLWMQGRKDEGAPLLNTAIAELTARVGADHPQTKNAKNNLAKLQAP is encoded by the coding sequence ATGGACCGCGCTGCCCACAACCCCGTCGACGCGACCTCGAGCGTGGACCGCTCGAGTCTCGGGTCCAACTCGCAGTGGTTCCTCGACGAGAACGAGCTGCTGACCGAGCTCCGGCGCGCCCGCATCACCGTCGACGCCACGCCCACGCTCCCCAACTACACCGGCATGGCCGAGGTGCAGCGCGGCGGCCAGGGCATCGTCTACTCCGCCACCCACACGCCCACCCGCCGGCCGGTCGCCGTCAAGGTCCTGCACCCGACCGCGCTGACCTCCCACAACGCCCGCCGCCGTTTCGAGCGCGAGGTCGAGCTCGCCGCGGCCCTCCGCCACCCAGGCGTCGTCCGCGTCTACGACAGCGGGGCCACGCCCGACGGGCGCCTCTACCTCACCATGGAATGGGTCGAGGGCGAGACGCTCGACGCCGTCGCCGTCAGGAACAACCGCGACCAGCGCCTCATCGCCGACCTCATCGCCCGCGTCGCCGAGGCCCTCAACCACGCCCACCTCCACGCCGTCATCCACCGCGACCTCAAGCCTTCCAACATCCGCCTCTCCAGGGACGGCACGCCCACCATCCTCGACTTCGGCCTTGCGACCGCCTCGACCCGCGACCTTACCGAGATCACCGCCACCGGCGCGTTCCTCGGCTCCCTCCCCTGGTCCAGCCCCGAGCAGGCCCTGGGCCGCCACGCCCAGATCGACACCCGCACCGATATTTACTCTCTGGGTGTCGTGCTCCACCAGCTCCTGACCGGCGAGTTCCCCTACGACGTCAAGAGCGACATCCGCACCGCCCTCAACAACATCGCCGGCGCTCCACCCACGCCGCTGCGCAAGGTCCGCGCCGACATCCACGAGGACCTAGAGGTCATCACCGCCAAGTGCCTCGCCAAAGAGCCCGCCGAGCGGTACCAGACCGCCGCGGAGCTCGCCCTGGACCTCCGCCGCTACCTCGCGGGCGAGCCCATCGCCGCCAAGCGCGAGTCGATGTGGAACACGATGCGCCGGCAGGCTGTGCGCTACCGTGTGCTCGCCTGGGCGGGCGCCGTCGTGCTCATCGTCTCCAGCCTCTCGCTCGTCGCGGTGATGCGGTACGCCGACACCGCCGCGCTCGAGCGCGACCGCGCCCAGCAGGCCTCCATCCATGCCGAGAACAACCTCAGGTTCCTCACCCAGATGCTCCACGCCGCCGACCCCGAGGCCCACGAGAGCGGGCGCGACGTCCGCGTCGTCACCATCCTCGACCGCGCAGCGGCGACGGTCGACCAGGACCTGAAGCACGACCAGGCCGCGCTCGCGGACATGCACGCCACCATCGCCCGCGCGTACGCCGCGCTGGGCCTCTTCCCCCAGAGCGAGCATCATTCCCGCGCCGCGCTCCACATCGCCCAGAACCATGAGGAGATGGGGCCCGACCACCCCAAGACGCTCGAGTACGAGGCCAACGTCTACGACGCGATGCTCCAGCAGTCCAAGCTGCAGGAGGCCGAGCCGCTGCTGCGCTTTCTGATCGCCCGCATGGACACCGTGCTGGGCCCCGCCCACAAGAGCACCATCCTCGCCCGCAACGACCTGGGGGTCTGTTGCCGACTGCTCAACAAGCTCGACGAGGCCGAGTCCACGTACCGCGCGGCCCTTGCCAGTGCGGGCGCCGACACGGACCCCGAGACCATCCTTGCCCTCCGCAACAACCTCGCCTCGCTGCTGCACTCGCAGGCGCGGTACGCGCAGGCGCAGGAACTGTACGAGCAGGTCCTCGCCGACCGCACCCGCGTGAGCGGCAAGGACCACCGCGAGACCATCGTCGTCCTCAGCAACCTGGCCACGCTCCACATGGACCAAGGCCACTTCGCCGACGCCGAGAAGCCGCTCCGCGAGGCCTACGAGTCCTCGGTTAAAGTCCGCGGCCCTGACCACCCGACCACGCTCACCCTGCAGCACAACTTGGCCTTCGCCGTCGAGAACCTCGGCCGCACCGACGACGCGCTCATCCTCTGGCGCGAGATCGTCGAGCGGCGAGGGAGGGCGCTCGGCGCCGACCACGCGCACACGCTCGTCTCGATGTCCAACCTCGGGTCGCTGCTCTCCCGCTCGGGCCAGGGCGAGGAGGGCGAGCGCTACATGAAGCAGGTGCTCGAGCGTCGCACGGCCACCCTCGGCGAGCGGCACATGGACACCATCATCACGATGGGCAACCTCGCGAACGTCTACATGAACTCCGGCCGGCCTGCACTCGCCGAGCCGTGGCTGCGAAAAGCCGTCGAGCTCGCGCAGCCGGAGCAGAACATCGTCCCCGAGAAGCATTGGCTGCGGTTCGCGTACATGGGCAATCTCGGCCGGTGCCTGTGGATGCAGGGGCGGAAGGACGAGGGCGCGCCGCTGCTGAACACGGCGATCGCGGAACTGACTGCACGTGTTGGCGCGGATCACCCACAGACGAAGAACGCGAAGAACAATCTGGCGAAGCTGCAGGCGCCGTAA
- a CDS encoding thioredoxin family protein, with translation MKPAHPALHPRALRFLLAFAAALAAFALPAHALEAVEVTATPQHTQVAPGGTLVVAITLDHGDELHSWPARITELPKAIDEFAIRTSIDPAKDMPAGVHLTGVQWPTSKPYKAPNPDGNGTIEAPVYSGKATAYAVLKLDASINPGDLTIPLKVRSQSCNDDVCFPPKTFTLPVNITVAAQPSAAASDPTLFAGFDQGKVTPTTTAPPAPLGNPTQPAAAPSANPAPAPAPPPELTQRKFLGMNVGSSLLILFLLSVLGGAVLNLTPCVLPIIPIKIMTLVEHSGGSNRRVVLGLWMAVGVVAFWTAVGLPVVIARMASNAALDPTRFIFGTWWVTLGLGVLIALMGLGIMGLFSLNLPQSVYLINPKADTARGSFFFGVMTGVLGLPCFGFVAGGLLAGSAALPASTIFAIFVGLGIGMAVPYLVLSINPALVKHLPRTGPASDLVKQVMGFLLLAAAAYFIAVGIKTFLAVKPWYHGSMPFWSAGLFVAIAALWLLLRTWQITKGPFRRVTLSVLAIAAGWGAIAFAYTYAQSDRRDYDARMAALKNAAPGQLIPGAWSPFDRSLLEKARTEGHTVMVDFTADWCLTCKSLKRGILDQDPVRTRLRDVVLLEADVTADEAPAWDFHKELGQTGVPTLAIYGPGLTQPVILNAYTPETVIDALNRAATKPLTQR, from the coding sequence ATGAAACCCGCCCACCCGGCGCTCCACCCCCGCGCGCTCCGCTTCCTCCTCGCCTTCGCCGCCGCGCTCGCGGCCTTCGCCCTCCCCGCCCACGCCCTGGAAGCCGTTGAAGTCACCGCCACCCCCCAGCACACACAGGTCGCTCCCGGCGGCACCCTCGTCGTCGCCATCACCCTCGACCACGGCGACGAACTCCACAGCTGGCCCGCCAGGATCACCGAACTCCCCAAGGCCATTGATGAGTTCGCCATCCGCACCAGCATCGACCCCGCCAAAGACATGCCTGCGGGCGTCCACCTCACCGGTGTCCAGTGGCCGACCTCCAAGCCCTACAAGGCTCCCAACCCCGACGGTAACGGCACGATCGAGGCACCCGTCTACTCCGGCAAAGCCACCGCTTACGCCGTCCTCAAGCTCGACGCCTCCATCAACCCCGGTGACCTCACCATCCCGCTGAAAGTCCGCAGCCAGTCCTGCAACGACGACGTTTGCTTCCCACCCAAGACCTTCACCCTGCCGGTGAACATCACCGTCGCGGCCCAACCCTCCGCCGCCGCGTCCGATCCCACCCTCTTCGCCGGATTTGATCAGGGTAAGGTCACGCCAACCACCACCGCTCCGCCAGCACCGCTCGGCAACCCAACCCAGCCCGCCGCCGCTCCCTCCGCCAACCCGGCTCCAGCCCCAGCACCCCCGCCCGAACTCACCCAGCGCAAGTTCCTGGGCATGAACGTCGGCAGCAGCCTCCTCATCCTCTTCCTCCTATCCGTCCTCGGCGGCGCCGTCCTCAACCTCACCCCCTGCGTCCTCCCCATCATCCCCATCAAGATCATGACCCTCGTCGAGCACTCCGGCGGCTCCAACCGCCGCGTCGTGCTCGGCCTGTGGATGGCAGTGGGGGTGGTCGCCTTCTGGACCGCCGTCGGCCTGCCAGTCGTCATCGCCCGCATGGCCTCCAACGCCGCGCTCGACCCCACCCGCTTCATCTTCGGCACCTGGTGGGTCACGCTCGGCCTTGGCGTCCTCATCGCCCTCATGGGCCTGGGCATCATGGGCCTTTTCAGCCTCAACCTTCCACAGTCCGTCTATCTCATCAACCCCAAGGCCGACACCGCCCGCGGCTCCTTCTTCTTCGGCGTCATGACCGGCGTGCTCGGCCTGCCCTGCTTCGGCTTCGTCGCCGGCGGCCTCCTCGCCGGCAGCGCCGCACTCCCCGCCTCAACCATCTTTGCCATCTTTGTGGGCCTTGGCATCGGCATGGCCGTGCCCTACCTCGTCCTCTCCATCAACCCCGCGCTCGTCAAGCACCTGCCGCGCACCGGGCCCGCCAGCGACCTCGTCAAGCAGGTGATGGGCTTCCTCCTCCTCGCCGCCGCCGCCTACTTCATCGCCGTGGGCATCAAGACCTTCCTCGCCGTCAAGCCCTGGTACCACGGCTCCATGCCCTTCTGGTCCGCGGGCCTCTTCGTCGCCATCGCCGCCCTCTGGCTCCTCCTCCGCACCTGGCAGATCACCAAGGGCCCGTTCCGGCGCGTGACCCTCAGCGTGCTCGCGATCGCCGCCGGCTGGGGCGCCATCGCCTTCGCCTACACCTACGCGCAGTCCGACCGGCGCGACTATGACGCCCGCATGGCCGCCCTCAAGAACGCCGCCCCCGGCCAGCTCATCCCCGGCGCCTGGAGCCCCTTCGACCGCTCCCTCCTCGAGAAGGCCCGCACCGAGGGACACACCGTCATGGTCGACTTCACCGCCGACTGGTGCCTCACCTGCAAGTCCCTCAAGCGTGGCATCCTCGACCAGGACCCCGTCCGCACCCGCCTCCGCGACGTCGTCCTCCTCGAAGCCGACGTCACGGCCGATGAGGCCCCCGCCTGGGACTTCCACAAAGAGCTCGGCCAGACCGGCGTTCCCACCCTCGCCATCTACGGCCCCGGCCTCACCCAGCCCGTCATCCTGAACGCCTACACCCCCGAAACCGTCATCGACGCCCTTAACAGGGCGGCCACCAAACCTCTGACCCAGCGGTAG
- the fliM gene encoding flagellar motor switch protein FliM, producing MADVLDQNEVDALLAAVDAGEVKEERKDAPVFARGRRGAAESAEVKPYDFKRPERVSKDQMRALQTLHEGFARNFGASLSGFLRTIVEVKVATCEQMTYSEFTSGLPNPTSFNLVTAEGLEGQMCLEISPLIIYPIIDRLLGGTTQDLFIPQRPMTLIETRLISNVTKRGLVALAEAWAGIKQLTFTVSATESNPQLVQIVPPNEVVVVIGFELKMSNRAGTMNLCIPYNVIEPVMEVLSSQSWFAAAKNQKSKEIETQISRTLSRAPLNVTGLLAETTITLRELLELTVGDIIVTEKPAATPVTVCVEGERKFVAQIGQFRGNRALKVLRATTSEER from the coding sequence ATGGCTGACGTGCTGGATCAGAATGAGGTTGATGCGCTTCTCGCGGCGGTGGACGCCGGGGAGGTGAAGGAGGAGCGGAAGGACGCGCCGGTGTTCGCGCGGGGCCGGCGCGGGGCGGCGGAGTCGGCGGAGGTCAAGCCGTACGACTTCAAGCGGCCGGAGCGCGTGAGCAAGGACCAGATGCGGGCGCTGCAGACGCTGCACGAGGGGTTTGCGCGGAACTTCGGGGCGTCGCTCTCGGGATTCCTGCGGACGATCGTGGAGGTGAAGGTCGCGACGTGCGAGCAGATGACGTACTCGGAGTTCACGAGCGGTCTGCCGAACCCGACGTCGTTCAACCTGGTCACGGCGGAGGGGCTCGAGGGGCAGATGTGCCTGGAGATCTCGCCGCTGATCATCTACCCGATCATCGATCGGCTGCTGGGGGGGACGACGCAGGACCTGTTCATCCCGCAGCGGCCAATGACGCTGATCGAGACGCGGCTGATCAGCAACGTGACGAAGCGCGGGCTGGTGGCGCTGGCGGAGGCGTGGGCGGGGATCAAGCAGCTGACGTTCACGGTGTCGGCTACGGAGAGCAACCCTCAGCTGGTGCAGATCGTGCCGCCGAACGAGGTGGTGGTGGTGATCGGGTTTGAGCTCAAGATGAGCAACCGCGCAGGGACGATGAACCTGTGCATTCCGTACAACGTGATCGAGCCGGTGATGGAGGTTTTGAGCAGCCAGAGCTGGTTCGCGGCCGCGAAGAATCAGAAGAGCAAGGAGATTGAGACGCAGATCTCGCGGACGCTGTCACGGGCACCGCTGAACGTAACGGGGCTGCTGGCGGAGACGACGATCACGCTAAGGGAGCTGCTGGAGCTCACGGTTGGCGACATCATCGTGACGGAGAAGCCCGCGGCGACGCCGGTGACGGTGTGTGTGGAGGGGGAGCGGAAGTTCGTGGCGCAGATCGGGCAGTTCCGGGGGAACCGGGCGCTGAAGGTGTTGCGGGCGACCACTAGCGAAGAGCGTTGA
- a CDS encoding sigma-70 family RNA polymerase sigma factor: MLSHSATQSILLARLADSQDPTAWAEFVERYADLIRRFCHLRGLSDADTEDTLQDVLLSLTKSMPGFRYDPSKGKFRSYLKTVVVHAISKKLLQNPRHARLSAVGSTGTPADEADEALWESEWRQYHLRRALKTIEAEFSHSDRQAFERNALRGEPAQNVADALNISVDSVYQAKSRISRRLSALIRQQVEEEG, encoded by the coding sequence ATGCTCTCGCACTCCGCCACACAATCCATCCTCCTCGCGAGGCTGGCCGACTCCCAGGACCCGACTGCCTGGGCCGAGTTCGTGGAGCGCTATGCCGACCTCATCCGCCGCTTCTGTCACCTCCGCGGCCTCAGCGACGCCGACACCGAGGACACTCTTCAGGACGTGCTCCTCTCCCTCACCAAGTCGATGCCCGGCTTCCGCTACGACCCCTCCAAGGGCAAGTTCCGCTCCTACCTCAAGACCGTCGTCGTCCACGCGATCTCCAAAAAGCTCCTTCAGAACCCGCGGCATGCACGCCTATCTGCTGTCGGCTCCACCGGCACGCCCGCCGACGAGGCCGACGAGGCACTCTGGGAATCCGAGTGGCGCCAGTACCACCTCCGCCGCGCCCTCAAGACCATCGAGGCCGAGTTCTCGCACAGCGACCGCCAGGCATTCGAGCGCAACGCCCTCCGCGGCGAGCCGGCGCAAAACGTGGCCGATGCCCTCAACATCTCGGTCGACAGCGTCTACCAGGCCAAGAGCCGCATCTCCCGCCGCCTCTCCGCCCTCATCCGCCAGCAGGTCGAAGAAGAGGGCTGA
- a CDS encoding heavy-metal-associated domain-containing protein, giving the protein MKHHIIGVAVAGMALVAGGCNSAHRSSDVRTAVFKVDGMACENCAKHIEEELVEVPGVKTAKVDFASKTARVTLDESNPASQKALDAAVTKWKMEHFAQEEDPECLDPKRREEIKRGGK; this is encoded by the coding sequence ATGAAGCATCACATCATCGGCGTTGCGGTGGCGGGTATGGCTCTGGTGGCGGGCGGGTGTAACTCCGCGCACCGGTCGTCGGATGTCCGCACGGCGGTGTTCAAGGTGGATGGGATGGCGTGCGAGAACTGCGCCAAGCACATCGAGGAGGAGCTCGTCGAGGTGCCGGGCGTGAAGACGGCGAAGGTCGACTTTGCGAGCAAGACGGCGCGGGTGACGCTGGATGAGAGCAACCCCGCGTCGCAGAAGGCGCTGGACGCGGCGGTCACGAAGTGGAAGATGGAGCACTTCGCGCAGGAGGAGGATCCGGAGTGCCTGGACCCGAAGCGGCGCGAGGAGATCAAGCGCGGGGGGAAGTAA